Within the Candidatus Izemoplasma sp. genome, the region TCAATATCTTCATCTGCACTGCTATGATTTTCAAGGACACATAGGTACCACCCTAGATATAAAAATAGTGGCATGCAACTTTCCTCCCAAATATTATACCATCTGATCAACTATATTTAAATACAATATTAGCCTGATATACTGGTTAAATGGCTTGATTACTGTAATCGTGTAGTGTATTTGTAAATTTAGCAAAAATTGTATCAAAATAGGGTGTTCCATACCTACTACCTATACTATTTTAGTACAATGTGAAAATCAAGAGATGGCTAAATAAAAGCAAAAAAAAGGTTTGATACAGAATGTATCAGACCTATTCTACTCTTATGGAGCGGGTGATGGGAATCGAACCCACACAGTCAGCTTGGAAGGCTGAGGTTCTACCATTAAACTACACCCGCAAAGGGATTTATCCTTCTGACAAAATTTGGAGCGGGTGATGGGAATCGAACCCACACAGTCAGCTTGGAAGGCTGAGGTTCTACCATTAAACTACACCCGCAAATTTGTCAGCATTAGTATATTATCATAAATGCAAAAACAAGTCAATATGAATGACTGAAAATTTATATTTTTTTTATTGCACGAAGTTTCGCACTATGCGCACGGTTGTTATGTTCTAACTCTTCTTTGCTTGGACGAATCACTTTCTTTGTGACAAGTTTAAAATCAATATCTTCTTTGATCTCATGAGGTAATAATGGGACGTCTTTTGGAATGTCTGAGGTGACTTTTTCTTTCATTAAAGATTTCGCAATCCGGTCTTCTAATGAATGGAATGAGATAACAACAATACGTCCACCTGTATTGAGTAGATCAAAGGCTTGTGTTAATGATTTTTCAAACACTTGAAGTTCATCATTCACAGCTATCCGTAAGGCTTGAAAGGTCTTTTTCGCTGGATGGCCTTTTTTCTTTAATACTTTTTGGGGTAAGGCATCTTTAATCACATCGACAAGCTCAAAGGTTGTTTCAATTGATGCGTCTTTCCGTCTGGCTTCAATTTTACGCGCAATTTGCTTGGCAAACGATTCATCGGCGTAGCGATACAAAATCTTTACTAACTCATGATAATCATATGTATTCACAATCTCTTTAGCTGTTAAAGATTGGCGTGTATCCATTCGCATATCAAGTTCGGCATCATAATTATAACTAAACCCACGTTCAGGATCATCAAAATGAAATGAAGATACTCCGAGGTCATATAATATGCCATCAACCTTCTCGATACCAAGATTATTTAACGCATCTTTGATGTATACAAAGTTCTTTCTGATAATAGTATAATTCTTATTTAGTGTATCAAGTTTTTTAGAAGCTTTTTCAACCGCAAAGTCATCTTGATCAAAGGCATATAAATGTCCCGTATCAAGGCGTTTTAATATCTCATAACTATGGCCTCCACCACCAAGTGTACAATCGACATAGATACCATCTGATTTAATATCAAGATAACTTATTGCTTCATCTAATAATACAGATATATGTTTCATTTTACCATCTCCAACAGTAAATATATAATATCATAATTTCCCAAAAGAAAAAACGCTTAATAGCGTTTTTCTTTTTACAGATCGAAATCTTCAATCTCAGTTTTTTCTTCTACAACTGCTTTACCGTTATAATGTCCACATTCTTTACATACGCGGTGAGCTAATTTCATTTCACCACAGTTTGGACAAACGACCATTCCTGGTACATTCAACTTGTAATGTGTACGACGTTTACGTTTCGCAGTTTTAGAAGTTCTACGAAATGGTACTGCCATTTTGTTTCAGCTCCTAATTCTTGTTGTTCTTGAGAGATGCAAATGCCTTGTTTATGGTCTCGTCAGATGATGGAATCTCATCGTTTTCAAAATCAACTTCATCATAAGCGTTATCAGAAACAACCCTCATTGGCTTCTCCAAGTATATATTAGACCATATTATCGGTAATAAGTCAATAGTAATCCCATTAATTTTTCGAGTTTCGTCATCTTCATAGGTCGTTAAGACCTCTTCAACCTCAAAATGCATAGGATATTCTATCTCTTTTAGAGTAATTGCACACTGTAATGTCAAGGTACAGTCAATCTCTAATAAGAAGTTGAACTCTTCTCCATCATAAATCTCAAAATCACCAGTAACATGGACATCTGATATATCCAAAATATCAGTACCTGCAATATAATCAGTTAAATCAATAGTCTCATCAATTGTATTATCAATATTATATTGTTTCATTAATTCAGCGATTGTCCATTTCACAGCACTCACCTCCAAGTGTTAAAAATTATACGATTACTGTGGAAAAATGTCAAATATACTGTATAATTTAATTGGTGGTTCGATGAAAGCAACTGGAATAATCGTTGAATATAATCCGTTA harbors:
- the rsmH gene encoding 16S rRNA (cytosine(1402)-N(4))-methyltransferase RsmH; amino-acid sequence: MKHISVLLDEAISYLDIKSDGIYVDCTLGGGGHSYEILKRLDTGHLYAFDQDDFAVEKASKKLDTLNKNYTIIRKNFVYIKDALNNLGIEKVDGILYDLGVSSFHFDDPERGFSYNYDAELDMRMDTRQSLTAKEIVNTYDYHELVKILYRYADESFAKQIARKIEARRKDASIETTFELVDVIKDALPQKVLKKKGHPAKKTFQALRIAVNDELQVFEKSLTQAFDLLNTGGRIVVISFHSLEDRIAKSLMKEKVTSDIPKDVPLLPHEIKEDIDFKLVTKKVIRPSKEELEHNNRAHSAKLRAIKKI
- the rpmF gene encoding 50S ribosomal protein L32 encodes the protein MAVPFRRTSKTAKRKRRTHYKLNVPGMVVCPNCGEMKLAHRVCKECGHYNGKAVVEEKTEIEDFDL
- a CDS encoding YceD family protein, whose protein sequence is MKWTIAELMKQYNIDNTIDETIDLTDYIAGTDILDISDVHVTGDFEIYDGEEFNFLLEIDCTLTLQCAITLKEIEYPMHFEVEEVLTTYEDDETRKINGITIDLLPIIWSNIYLEKPMRVVSDNAYDEVDFENDEIPSSDETINKAFASLKNNKN